From a single Micromonospora sp. WMMD1102 genomic region:
- a CDS encoding RidA family protein, with protein sequence MMISRSSPDDLHVTPGYHHVTVVSAGRTAYIAGQCPLDAEGVLVGPGDFDAQVDRVAANPVIALGSVGADPEHVVRTVIYVVSADRGVLASVWRRFLESPLAPAFTTASTLLGVAQLGFPGQLVELDVTAALPA encoded by the coding sequence ATGATGATCTCCCGCAGCAGTCCGGACGACCTGCATGTCACCCCGGGCTACCACCACGTCACGGTGGTCTCCGCCGGGCGGACGGCCTATATTGCCGGGCAGTGTCCGTTGGACGCCGAAGGTGTCCTGGTCGGCCCGGGGGACTTCGACGCGCAGGTGGACCGGGTTGCCGCGAACCCCGTGATCGCGCTCGGCTCGGTAGGCGCGGATCCCGAGCACGTGGTCCGGACGGTGATTTACGTCGTCAGCGCGGACCGGGGCGTGCTCGCCAGCGTGTGGCGGCGTTTCCTGGAGTCCCCGCTCGCCCCGGCGTTCACCACTGCCAGCACCCTGCTCGGAGTTGCCCAGCTCGGCTTCCCGGGCCAGTTGGTCGAACTCGACGTCACGGCAGCCCTGCCGGCGTGA
- a CDS encoding AbrB/MazE/SpoVT family DNA-binding domain-containing protein: protein MSAVDKRGRIGDRSIVQVLGWAPGTRLDIRERAGIIMVRAALDGVHRIDIRGYLVLPLAVRRWCRLTARDRVLLAADPINSVLAAHPLATLDRLLAGAHEAVAGGEGA, encoded by the coding sequence TTGAGCGCGGTCGACAAGCGCGGTCGGATCGGTGATCGCAGCATCGTCCAGGTACTTGGTTGGGCGCCGGGAACTCGCCTGGACATTCGCGAACGGGCCGGGATCATCATGGTCCGCGCGGCCCTCGACGGCGTCCACCGCATCGACATTCGCGGCTACCTGGTCCTGCCGTTGGCGGTGCGTCGGTGGTGCCGGCTCACGGCCAGGGACCGGGTTCTGCTTGCCGCCGACCCCATCAACAGTGTGTTGGCGGCGCATCCCCTGGCGACGCTTGACCGGCTGCTGGCGGGCGCACACGAAGCCGTGGCAGGGGGTGAGGGGGCGTGA